In a single window of the Thalassoglobus sp. JC818 genome:
- a CDS encoding PEP-CTERM sorting domain-containing protein has protein sequence MASSSAFAGLVDLSTWSNEGGGNWVPQTTVSPNDSVLQTLNSDTTVFYNNQNSQGKSLSGKVKVQTGSDDDWFGFVLGYDAGDLSSATADFILIDWKQGTQSGWDAGLAISRVTGAMQSGGTSTNSPAWDHNGPVNFLQRGATLGNVGWQDNVEYAFDIEFTSSNIKVFVDGVLQFDINGTFEDGSFGFYNYSQPSVLYAAVEEDVLPPSTVPEPTSMALLGMGLVGLGLSRRRSTKRS, from the coding sequence ATGGCGTCTTCATCGGCCTTTGCTGGTCTGGTTGATCTTTCAACATGGAGCAACGAAGGGGGCGGAAACTGGGTTCCACAGACAACAGTCTCTCCTAACGATTCAGTGCTACAGACACTGAACAGTGACACAACAGTGTTTTACAACAACCAGAACAGTCAGGGAAAATCGCTGTCTGGAAAAGTTAAAGTTCAGACGGGAAGTGATGACGACTGGTTTGGGTTTGTACTCGGTTATGATGCCGGTGACCTGAGCAGCGCCACAGCAGACTTCATTCTGATCGACTGGAAACAGGGAACCCAGAGTGGCTGGGACGCAGGATTGGCGATTTCTCGTGTCACCGGGGCAATGCAGTCGGGCGGCACGTCAACGAACTCCCCAGCATGGGATCACAATGGCCCTGTCAATTTTCTTCAACGTGGAGCAACGCTCGGAAACGTTGGATGGCAGGATAATGTTGAGTACGCGTTCGATATTGAGTTTACGTCTTCAAACATTAAAGTTTTCGTTGATGGTGTCTTGCAATTTGACATTAACGGAACTTTCGAAGACGGTTCATTCGGCTTCTATAACTATTCACAGCCAAGCGTTCTCTACGCAGCTGTTGAAGAAGATGTCTTGCCGCCTTCGACAGTGCCTGAACCAACTTCCATGGCATTGCTAGGAATGGGGCTGGTTGGACTGGGGCTGAGCCGACGTCGATCCACAAAGCGTTCGTAA